One genomic region from Haloprofundus salinisoli encodes:
- a CDS encoding methytransferase partner Trm112, with translation MKESLMDVLCDPLDKSDLELEVDERDGDEIVEGRLIGSETGEVYPIEDGIPNLLPPDMRDE, from the coding sequence ATGAAGGAATCCCTCATGGACGTTCTCTGCGATCCGCTCGACAAGAGCGACCTCGAACTGGAAGTCGACGAGAGAGACGGCGACGAAATCGTCGAAGGCCGCCTTATCGGGTCGGAGACGGGCGAGGTGTACCCCATCGAGGACGGCATTCCGAACCTCCTGCCGCCGGACATGCGCGACGAGTAG
- a CDS encoding DUF7524 family protein, giving the protein MPQTLPVEVNGERLHAVDAPSEFTTAGSFVVDLANRGESVHVHLRLGEALSRVARLDSGNHYVERGSNLPIRIAVDESLDRSVTDTVEISAGYGAEKTTVSVTVEPPQDEPEVAVDERLSRPSGAEQASKPGPLDDVRDSVGDVGVVPLVGVGVVALTIALGVGMVLDSPAVFVAVGVALGVSLSFAASHLR; this is encoded by the coding sequence ATGCCACAGACGCTCCCCGTCGAAGTGAACGGCGAGCGACTCCACGCCGTGGACGCGCCCAGCGAGTTCACGACCGCGGGGTCGTTCGTCGTCGACCTCGCCAACCGCGGCGAGTCGGTCCACGTCCACCTGCGCCTCGGCGAGGCGCTCTCGCGCGTCGCCCGCCTCGACAGCGGTAACCACTACGTCGAACGCGGATCGAACCTCCCGATTCGCATCGCCGTCGACGAGTCGCTCGACCGAAGCGTGACCGACACCGTCGAGATCTCGGCGGGCTACGGTGCGGAGAAGACGACGGTCAGCGTGACGGTCGAACCGCCGCAGGACGAGCCGGAAGTCGCCGTCGACGAGCGACTCAGTCGCCCGTCGGGCGCAGAGCAGGCCTCGAAGCCCGGACCGCTCGACGACGTCCGCGACAGCGTCGGCGACGTGGGCGTCGTCCCGTTGGTCGGCGTCGGCGTCGTCGCACTGACCATCGCGCTCGGCGTCGGGATGGTTCTCGACAGTCCGGCCGTCTTCGTCGCCGTCGGCGTCGCTCT